The following nucleotide sequence is from uncultured Draconibacterium sp..
TGGTGACAGACCTGATGCTCAAAAAAATGATGTTGCCCGAAGGTGCCCGTGATATGGTAATAATGCTACACTTGTTTTTGGTTGAAAATGCAGACGGAAGCACAGAAGTTGTAAAATCGCGACTGTTGGATTTTGCGACTAAAGAAGATACATCGATTGCAAGAACAGTTGGATTACCTGCAGCTATTGGAGTTAAAATGATCCTGGATGAAAAAATCAATGAAAAAGGTGTTCATATACCGGTTTTAAAAGACATTTACGAGCCCATTTTAACCGAGCTGGAGAAACTTGGCATAGCTATGAAAGAAGAATGGGGATTGGACAGATCTGAAAAACTTTAATTTACGAGGTTCTTTCTCAACTCTAAAGTCGTTGCAAGCTCCTCCAAAATTATTCCGATTTTTCGGTATGAATAGACAAAGGAGCTCCAACGGTACCGGCATAAAAAACAACTATTTCGGCAACTTGTTCACCTTCATTCACTCCGTAATGCCAGGTTCCAACTACTTCAGAAAGCACATCGCCGGTTTGCATTTTTAAGGTATCGTTGTTTTCTGTTATCACGGTCAGGTTTCCGGCAAGTAGTATTCCGGCATTAATCACTTCATGTTTGTGTAAATCCAATTCAGAATGAGGAGGAATGCTCACTTTCAAAATTGATATCTCGGGTTTTCCTTCGGGATAAGACGGAAGTTCGCTTCCATCCCAGCTTTGTGTTGTTTGCAACAAAGTTTCCACTTTCAGCTCATCGGTATCCGATTCCAAATTAATACAGGAAAGAAGAATCGCCAACAAGGAGAGTATGATTAGTGTTCTTTTCATAATATTTGTGAGTTAGATAATTAATTTAACGTCCAACTCCAAATATAGCAATCATGTACTAAATTTATGTAAAATCGAATCCGTTTATTTTTGGGTAACTACTTTCCAGTTATCGGTGCGAAACGGAAGCGCCGGCAAACCGACACTGTTTACCAGGTTGCAATCCGGATTATTTGCCCAGGCATAACGCACTGCAACCGGATTCTCAACTTCTTTGGCACTTACAATAACCTCGCTGCCATTAATTTTGGCATTGGCCCAATAAAATTTTTGGTCTTCACCTGCAACAGCAAATCCGATCAGAGGCTTTTCATCAGATGTAGATAATCCTTCTGCAACTTCAGAAAACTGAATTCTTATTTCGTTTCCCTCAATGGTGTAACCTTTTATTACCGGCCCCGACGCCTGCACGTCCATTTTATAAACCAGCTTTTGAGCCACGGCGGCCAAGCGGTTTCCGACATCGGTTTTGTTTGTGGGGTGAATATTATCTGTTTCTCCCAATTCAATAATACAAGCCATTCCGGTATTCGGCAACTCTAAAGTTTTGGTTTGCGATTCGCGCATCACCGCCCATTTTCCATCGGCAGGCTCACTATCCTTTTTCATATAATTAGGCAACTGCACCCACAAAAACGGCAAAAATCCCTGCTGCCAACGTATCCGCCAATCGTTAATCATTAACGGTAATAGTTTTCTGTAATCGTATGCCATATTTTCGTTAGCCTCTCCCTGGTACCAAATAAATCCAGCCAAACCGTAAGGCACTACCGGATTGATCATTGCATTATACAAATAACTTGGATAGTACTGAAAATTATGAATCAACGGAATAGCTTGTTCCAGATTTCTTTTGTATTTCCAATCACCTGTCAGGCTGATTTTATCAGCTCCGTTTGACAGGTAGATTTCTTCTGCCGGAGGATTGATTCCTCCCCCTCCCCACAACGCAGCCATGCGAAGAGCAATTGTATTTTTACCTTTTTGTACGAGTTCCGCAGGGATTTTATAATCGTGTGTAAGGTTGGCGTTCCACTGTGTTTTACAAATCTCGGCACCGTTAAAATACAGCGAGTAATTCATTTCAGGATGACCAAGATTCAATGTCAGTTCTTTCCCGCCGAACTGCGTATCCAATTCAATCGTTTTGCGCAACCAAATCATTCCTTCGTAAAACCCTGATTCCCATTCGCTAACATTTCCCGGCAGAGTGACCGTTCTCCAATCTCCGTCTTCAAAATCAGGATTAGGAATAATGGTATCAATACCATTCTTAGGATTATAAACGATATCCCAGAACTTAATCAGATCAAGACTGTCTTTTACAAAATGATCTTCAGTAACTGTATCATTCTGCAAAACGTTGTTTCGCATCAACGGTTCCGTAAGCAACATTTCGCGACTTGTCCATGCTTCAACGGGTGTTCCGCCCCAATCACTTTCTAAAATACCGATAGGAACATTTGTGGTTTGTTGCAGTTTCTTGGCAAAATAATAAGCTACAGCCGAAGCTTCCTTTACACTGATTGAGTCGCAAACTTTCCACTCGGTTTCCAAAGTATTATCAAGGGGAGTGATGCTTATTTTGTGTGGCACTTTAAACAAACGTATCTGATGATTATAGGCAACCGGAACTTCCTCATCGGCACCATCGGCTTGCTGAACTTGCAATTCCATGTTCGATTGCCCCGATGCCAGCCACACATCGCCAATCAGCACATCCTTATAAACGATTGTTGCATTGGTATTCTCACCTTCAAAAATCTCCATTTCATACGGACCGCCGGGATCCATTTTTGCAAAATGAACCATCCACTTTCCGTCTTCATCCGTGGTAGTCGACACTTTCTGGTCAGCGAAGGCTAAAGTTATATTGGCGCCGGGTGTTGCCCATCCCCAAACGGGAATTGGTTTTTCGCGTTGTACTATCATGTGGTCGCTAAAAACATGCGGAAGCGATACTTGTGCATGAACAGATATTGATAATAAAATGAGGGATAAAAGTCCGGTCAGATGATTAATTTTAAAGGCCATAGCATACTTATTGTGAAAACTACACAAACATACAAAATTTAAGCAATATCAAACAGGCAGCGAAGTTTTTTGTATTTTCCCCAAATAATTTCAGCCTCATGGAAACAAGCAAAAAAATTTACATTTTTCTAGTCGTGATTACGATTATAGTGGTTTGTATTTATGCACAATCCATCATCATCCCATTTATATTGGCCATTCTGTTTTGGTTTCTTATCCGAGTAATTAAAAAGTTACTGGTGAAAGTAAAATTTATTAGCCGCATGCCAAAATGGATCATTACCCTGTTTTCGGCATTGGTATTGATTGGCTTTTTGACACTGGCTGTTACCATGATCTCAAAAAACATAAAAACACTTTCGAATACCTTACCGGTGTACGAAGCCAACGTAAATAAAATAGCTCAGCAGATCAACCATCAATTTGATATTGACATAATGAACATGGCGGGCGACTTTGCAAAAGATCTCAACTTCGGGAACATTCTTTCATCGCTGTTAAGCACCCTAACCGGACTATTTGGCAATGCATTCACGGTATTGCTTTATCTCTTGTTTTTGTTGTTGGAAGAACCAATTTTTCCAAAGAAACTAAAAGCCATGTACCCTGATAAGAAACGTCACGAACATGTAAAAAAACTGGTGGACAAAATCGATCATTCCATTGGAAACTATGTTGCGTTAAAAACACTTACCAGTCTGTTAACCGGTTTTCTGAGTTATTTTGCCCTACTTTTTATTGGCATAGATGCGCCGCTGTTTTGGGCCTTTCTCATTTTTGTTCTCAACTTTATTCCAACAATCGGATCGCTTATTGCCACTGCTTTTCCGGCCATATTTGCCATTTTACAGTTTGGCGAAATAACTCCCGGAATATTGGTACTTTCAATTGTTGGTGCTATTCAACTGGTAGTTGGAAACTTTATTGAGCCGCGACTAATGGGAAATACACTAAACATCAGCCCACTGGTTGTATTTTTAACTTTGGCCATTTGGGGAGTTATCTGGGGAATTTCGGGCATGCTGTTAAGTGTACCAATCACTGTTATTCTCATCATTATAATGTCGGAATTTCCGGGCACGCGCCCCTTTGCTATTTTATTAAGTCAACGAGGCACCATTAACGAATAAAATCTGTTTTTAAAACTATGAAACAACCATTAGTAACTCCCAAAAGCGGAGAATCAGATCCGGAATTACAACAATTAATAGAGTTTTACGAAGAAACGCTCGGCTTCTGCCCCAACAGTGTAAAAACCATGCACCACCGGCCGCGAATCGCCTATGCTTTTATCGAAATGAACAAGGCAGTGATGGAGAACAAGGGACGTGTTACCAGTGCTTTAAAACGAATGATCGCCTATATTAGCAGCAATGCCGCGGGTTGTCGTTATTGCCAGGCGCAC
It contains:
- a CDS encoding AI-2E family transporter, which translates into the protein METSKKIYIFLVVITIIVVCIYAQSIIIPFILAILFWFLIRVIKKLLVKVKFISRMPKWIITLFSALVLIGFLTLAVTMISKNIKTLSNTLPVYEANVNKIAQQINHQFDIDIMNMAGDFAKDLNFGNILSSLLSTLTGLFGNAFTVLLYLLFLLLEEPIFPKKLKAMYPDKKRHEHVKKLVDKIDHSIGNYVALKTLTSLLTGFLSYFALLFIGIDAPLFWAFLIFVLNFIPTIGSLIATAFPAIFAILQFGEITPGILVLSIVGAIQLVVGNFIEPRLMGNTLNISPLVVFLTLAIWGVIWGISGMLLSVPITVILIIIMSEFPGTRPFAILLSQRGTINE
- a CDS encoding cupin domain-containing protein, with the protein product MKRTLIILSLLAILLSCINLESDTDELKVETLLQTTQSWDGSELPSYPEGKPEISILKVSIPPHSELDLHKHEVINAGILLAGNLTVITENNDTLKMQTGDVLSEVVGTWHYGVNEGEQVAEIVVFYAGTVGAPLSIHTEKSE
- a CDS encoding sialate O-acetylesterase, which codes for MAFKINHLTGLLSLILLSISVHAQVSLPHVFSDHMIVQREKPIPVWGWATPGANITLAFADQKVSTTTDEDGKWMVHFAKMDPGGPYEMEIFEGENTNATIVYKDVLIGDVWLASGQSNMELQVQQADGADEEVPVAYNHQIRLFKVPHKISITPLDNTLETEWKVCDSISVKEASAVAYYFAKKLQQTTNVPIGILESDWGGTPVEAWTSREMLLTEPLMRNNVLQNDTVTEDHFVKDSLDLIKFWDIVYNPKNGIDTIIPNPDFEDGDWRTVTLPGNVSEWESGFYEGMIWLRKTIELDTQFGGKELTLNLGHPEMNYSLYFNGAEICKTQWNANLTHDYKIPAELVQKGKNTIALRMAALWGGGGINPPAEEIYLSNGADKISLTGDWKYKRNLEQAIPLIHNFQYYPSYLYNAMINPVVPYGLAGFIWYQGEANENMAYDYRKLLPLMINDWRIRWQQGFLPFLWVQLPNYMKKDSEPADGKWAVMRESQTKTLELPNTGMACIIELGETDNIHPTNKTDVGNRLAAVAQKLVYKMDVQASGPVIKGYTIEGNEIRIQFSEVAEGLSTSDEKPLIGFAVAGEDQKFYWANAKINGSEVIVSAKEVENPVAVRYAWANNPDCNLVNSVGLPALPFRTDNWKVVTQK